A window of Mustela lutreola isolate mMusLut2 chromosome X, mMusLut2.pri, whole genome shotgun sequence genomic DNA:
AGTTGGGCAAATGAGAAAttgcttttcaaaacaaaacagagcagaaCAAAATACAGAGGAAATGCAAGCCATTGGAGATATTTCTCAGAGGTcactgctgagtgaggagccaaGTAGTGGAAACCTTAAGTGTGTTGGGAGAGAAAAGTTGCTTGGGTCAGGGAGATGTTGGGAATCCCTAGAGAGAGCCCGtggaaagagcaggagagagggctAGACATAGAACCCCAGGGGAACACACCtttttgcaaaagaaaacatttttccccTAGAGCACCAGTAATATGGGTCCGTTATAGACAAACGAAAAAACacagataagaaaaagacaagtaaaaaTCCCATTTAATTCCACCACTCAAGTACGGTCGCTGTTAACATTTTGCTCTGTGTCCTTccagactgtattttttttttcagtgcaaaAATATAGGTAGTTATCTTATAAAAATCAGCTCACCAGTTTCAATGGCTGCTACTGATCCACCACAATTTGCTTAACAATTCAGTGAAGTGTGTTTTAACACCGGCATATGAGGTCATTGCCCAAATTTTATGATCCTAAACAACGgtgctttctagctgtgtgacattgggaAAGCtagttaacctctctgtgcctctggttCCCCATCTGGAAATGAAGGTGATGATCATATAGACCTCATAAAGTTGTTATGAGTAACAAATGAGACCCTGTACATAAAGGGcttggcacagggcctggcacagtaAATGCTTGCTTTCCTGGTGAGGTACATAGTTGTTGCTGTTGTCGGCTTTCTGGGAGTATCTTTTGGTttaggggaaagggaggagatCTGGGGTCCAACAGAGCTGTGTGCTTGTGGTCATGGCAGTTCCCCCACTGGGgctcagttttcttctttgtaacaTGGGAATTAATAGGACCAAGCTCACGGGGTCAAATGAGAGAATGTAAAGCCTTCAGCCCAGTTCTTGGCATGCGGGACGAGCTCAATCAAAGTCAGTTGGTggtattactattactattatgaTTATTCTCACCATAAGTCAGCcactggtgggggtgggaggaggaaggtggCAGTGAGTCGAATGCTTGGAGCCTTTCCAGCCACTTGTCTGATTCCAAAGAGAGGAAATGATTTTGGGGTCCTCATCCACCCAGGGCCCCAGTCGGAGCTTTGTCATTGACTAGCTCTGGGACTCGGTAGCAATTTCTCTAAGCATCAGCGCCTGCCTCGTAGGTGTTCTTAGCTTAGCCCGACTGTCTGGGTAGTGTTGGTGGCTAATGGTGAGCATGGGAAGGTTTACAAATAACCTGAATGCCTCCCGCCACCAACTCTCAGATCTGCATCCCTATCTACCTGGGCTACTTGAACTTCACCTGAAGGCTTTGCCTTGTGGGGGGGCTCAGGGACCAATTCTGCCCTGCCTCTGGTGGTTAAAAGGATCATGATTCGGAAAGTTTGAGGGCTCTGGTAAACCTTTCTGCTAGTTGACCTTGACCTTGTGCCCCAGTTGTGGAAAGCAGGTGGGAGACTGCCTCTGTGAGTAAACCCTCACCTGGTAGGCTCGGGACTGGTGTGCTTTTTGTGCCAGCTGGCCGCACACTCCAGAGCCTTGGCCATCAAATTCTAGCCCCATGGTGGGGACACGGGTTGTCAGATTTCCCTCCGGGTATCTGACACGGGGGCAAATTGGCTTTTTATTATTACCGTGGCAGGCCTCTATTAATAGCACCCACGGCCCATCCTCTCAAACCCTGGTTTCCCTGCACCCCAAACCCTCGGAACTCTCCTGATCATTGCACTCAGCCTCCAGCCCCAGTTccccttacccccccccccccaacacctccccctctgcccacaCTTCCACATCGCAGCCTAGCTCCCCAGACTCCTGGGTCTGCTCAGCTGCAGAGGATATGTCTCATTTCTGTCTCATCTCTGGAATTGCGTGAATCTCCTCTTTTCTCTGGGACAGCcagaggggggcagagggggctGGCGCAACtattgggggtgagggggaaaaGGGGTGGAGTTGCATAGGCCAAGTGCTAAAGCGGAGCTTCTGGAGGGCTGTCAAATGAAAGGCGGCCAGAGGCAAATGTCAGAGCCTATATAGAGGCAGGAATCTGGGACCAGAGAGACGGAGCAAGCACTAGCAAGTCAGGAGCAGTGGGGCGGGTGGGCGGgcaggctggctggctggctggcgggCAGGAGGGGGGCGTGGCAGGGGATAGCTAAGGGAGATTGCAGAGAACAGCTGCTGGTACTGGGTCTTACTTTAATGAACTGGCTGGGCATGGGGCATAAGTAAATTGGCCAGACCCAAAGAGCCAGGGGCGCAGAGGACATACTCTCTTCTCCCTAACTGGCAAGGTAAGATCTTTCCGGGTTTTGCCTGGTGGGGAACTGTAGCATATTCAGGGATTTTTCTGAAGATGGGAAGTGGACATCTATGAATGCTCTTTTGACTCATCTTTCCCATTGTGCTAATTATTAGGGCAACCAAAGTGCCAGTAAGAGgctaatatttttcttcctatgcCCCCTTCTGGGGCtgtccaggctggagattggtGGTGGGGATGGTGGGTGGTGGGGGTTGTGTTGGTGATGTGACTAAGAGGGAGAAAAGGCAGACAAGGTGGCTTATTCTAGCACAGTGAGATAGCACATTATGCCATAGTAGGGGGCTCTGGCATTGAACGTACCCGGCAATCTGTGTGACAGCAGGCAGGTTATTAagcttctctgggccttagttaCCTCGCTGATGAAGATGGAGTGCTGAAATCTCTTAGCGACGTTGTGGGGACCAAATGAGATGATGCGTGTAAAGTGCCTAGCAGAGTGCTTGCCAGTCAGCACATGCTTAGGAAATGTTCACTGTTAGTATTTCTGTTGCTAGTATTCTTGTTATCATTATGGAGGCACAATGCCACGAGATTGATGACTTTTGTGACATTGTCCCAAATAAGCAAGTGTTCCGTTTGTGGCATGGGCAGGCTGTGGGGGTGCGTCAACATTGTATAATGTGCGTGTTGCTTTCCAAGCTATGTGCCAAGAAGCCCCTCTTGGGGCTGCTTATGGGGGCAGACTGGAGATTGCCCACCTGTGTGTTATCGGAGAAAGTTGAAATCTGTACGTGCTATTCAAATGATGTCAGAACGGCAACTTAATGCAGCGTTAGGGATGCCAAAGTCTAGACAACACCGAGGAAGGGGTGATCGTAAGGACCATACAGTTTTTACTGTCACCGTGACCCTACTTAGCCCCAAACCCTGGCGAATCTGAGAAagctggaaaatgggaataataatactaTCACACAGGGTGAAAGATTCAAATGGAGTAACACTTGCAAATCCCTGTACCTTCTAGACAGTTTGGAGTTTGTGTGCAATTGCCTAAGTGTAGTGCCTGGAACACACTAAGTGAGCAACCCATGGTAGTCGTAGTGGTTGCTGCGTTTGtcagtaataaaaatgataataggaTTTTTGGTTCACAAAATGCTGTGATATTAAACAGGATTTTCAGCCCATGGATCAAATAAATGCCTTGCTTTTTCCTGAGAGGGACCTTCAGGACCATAAGAGTAGCAAAATGGGGGTTAACCCCCTGGGCAGGACTCAATGAGTCCTAAGAACTAATGATCAGCCCCGGGGCAAAAAGCTTTCTCCTGCAGGTCCCCCAGTGCCTTGGCTGTGAGTGctctggtgggagagggagactgcACTTCTCACAGTTTCCCACAATGTGGCGCTGTCGCTTCATTTGTTTTGGGACGCCGAGGCTCCTGGCTCCGGAGCTAGCCGGCATTTATAGCATTTAGAAATGGAGAGGCTGtgctgtgctgggctctgggactGAGTGGATTGGTTTGAAAAGAACAGGGCTGGAAGAGATCTTTGCTCCAGCTTTAAGTCCGTTCGCGGTTGCACAGCTCCTTTAACTTGATAGGCCCATCTCTGGTGCCACGTATTTGCAACGCGCGGAAAAGGTCCCCGTCGCCAGTCATTGTCTACCTCCCAATCTTTTTGATACTGGCTTTTGACTACCAAACTTGTTTCCTGTTTACAGATTTTCTTGCCATTTGGGCTTCAGCACGACTCCTTGATCTCATCACTTTAGGGACTCTCTCTAGACGATCTTCATCTCGTGGCCATGGCCGACATGTCGATACCTTTAAGCTCACTCCGATTCAACAGTATGCTGAGGGAGGAAAATGTCGAGCCCCAGAACAGGGGCACGACCTTCTCTGGACCAATAATAGAGACCAGAGCAGAGGTCCAGATCTTACAGTCTCAAGTACAGCCTACAGTCTCTACATCAGCGTCAGACCCCGGAGGGATGTCTGCACAGTTGATGACATCCCCAGCCTTTGACACCATGTCTGCACCTCTAATGGGAGCATCAAATGCTGGAGCACTGTCCCCACCACTGATGCCAGCCTCGGACTCTGGGGCACTGTCCCCATTGCTCATGCCAGCTTCTGATGCGGAAGTGCTGTCCCCCTTGCTCATGCCAGCCTCAGATTCTGGAACACTCTCCCCATTGCTGTCCACTTCAGACTATGGATTAATGTCCCCGGGGCTGATGACAATTCCCGACTTTGGAACAATGTCCACAGCACTAATGACCACACCACATTCTGCAGAGATATCACCATTGGCGATGCCAGCTTCATCCTCTGGAGCGCTGTCCGCACCAATAATGAACACTCCAGCCTCTGAAGCGATGTCCACACCCTTGATGCTGGCCCCAGATTCTGGAGACATATCTTCGCTCCTAATGCCAGATATAAATCCTGGAGTGATGTCCACGCAGCAGCCAATGCCAGCTCCAAGCTCTGAAGTCATGTCACCATTGCAAATTACTGATGAAGACACTGAAGCAATGTCTAAAGTCCTAATGACTGCTCTGGCCTCTGGAGAGATATCTTCGCTGCTAATGTCAGGCACAGACTCTGAAGCCTTATCCTCACTGATAATGTCAGCCCTTGCTTCGGAAACAACGTCAACCCAGCCAATGAGCACCCAAGACTCTGCGGAAATCTCCACCCAGCTAATGTCTGGCACAGATCCCGGAGTAGGGTCTTCACTGATAATGTCAGTGCCAGGTTCTGGAGCAATGTCTGCACCAGTCCTGGCGGTCCCAGATGCCGGAGAGGTGTCCACATTGCCTAAGGTAGCTCCAGACACTGAAGCCATGTCCCCACTGCTCATGACAGCCTTAGCTTCGGGAGTGATGCCCAGCCAGCTGGTGTCAGCCCAGGACTCTGGAGTGATGCCCCCACAATTAACGCAAAATCTAGACCCTCAAATCATGTCTACTCCAGCAATGATAGCAGCAGCCACTGGAGACCAGTTGGACCAACTGGGACCAATGAGAGCCTCAGACCCGAGAGTGAGGTCCATATCACGAATGAAAGCTCTAGCCTCTGGCAATATGCCAACACCGCTAAAGTCAGTCCCAGACTCTCCAGACATGTCTGCACCACTGATGACAGCCACAACCTCTGGAGCCACGTCCATGGAGCAAATGTCAACCACAGCCTCTAGAGTGATGTCCACACAGTTAACCATGGCCAGAACTTCTGGAGCGGTGTCTACAGGCTTAACAAAAGCCACAGCTGGTGAGGCAATGTCCACCCTACGAATGAGACCCCCAGCCTCTGCCATGATGTCCACGCCACTAAGGAGAGCCCCAGCCTCTATGGCTATGCCCACACAGCCAATGACAGTCCAAGCCTCTGAAACAATGTCCATGCTACAACTGTCTGCCCCAGCCTCTGGACCCATGTCCACACTGCCAATGAGAGCCCCTGTCTCTGGAGCGATATCTATGCCACAGAGAAGAGCCACAGCCTCGGGAGTGACAGCTGTGACACAAATGAGAGCCTCAGCTTCTGGAGCAATGTCCACCACGTTGATGATGGCCAAAGCCTCTGGAGCCATGTCTCCACTGCTAATGAGAGACACAGCCTCAGGAGTGATGTCCTTGCCACAAATGAGAGCTACAGCCTCAGGAACAGTGTCCAAGCCACTAACGACATCCAAAGCCTCAGAAGCAATGTACATGCAGCAAATGACAACCACAGCTTCTGGAGACATCTCCACGGTGCTAATGAGAGACACCACTTCTGGAGTTAGGTCCATGCGGCAGATGACAGACACGGCCTCTGTGGGGATGCCCACACCACTAATGAGAGCCCCGGCCTCTGGAGACATGTCCACACCACAAATGACAGCTGCAGCTTCTGGAACTATGGCCATGCCTCTAATGGGAGCCCCAGGCCCTGGAGTGATGCCCACAGCATTAATGAGAGCCACAGCCTCTGGAAAGATGCCCGGTCAGCCAATGAGCACCCACGACTCTGGAGGGATGTCCATGTCCTTCATGAGAACCATGACCTCTGGAGGGGTCTCCCCACTGCAGATGCAAACCCGAGCCTCAGAAATGATGTCCACACCCAAAATGAGAGCCCCAGCCTCTGGGGTGCTGCCCACACCACTAATGAGAGCCCCAGATCCTGGAGAGATGTCTGCACTGCTCACCCAAGCTTCATCCTCTGGAGA
This region includes:
- the RTL9 gene encoding retrotransposon Gag-like protein 9; its protein translation is MADMSIPLSSLRFNSMLREENVEPQNRGTTFSGPIIETRAEVQILQSQVQPTVSTSASDPGGMSAQLMTSPAFDTMSAPLMGASNAGALSPPLMPASDSGALSPLLMPASDAEVLSPLLMPASDSGTLSPLLSTSDYGLMSPGLMTIPDFGTMSTALMTTPHSAEISPLAMPASSSGALSAPIMNTPASEAMSTPLMLAPDSGDISSLLMPDINPGVMSTQQPMPAPSSEVMSPLQITDEDTEAMSKVLMTALASGEISSLLMSGTDSEALSSLIMSALASETTSTQPMSTQDSAEISTQLMSGTDPGVGSSLIMSVPGSGAMSAPVLAVPDAGEVSTLPKVAPDTEAMSPLLMTALASGVMPSQLVSAQDSGVMPPQLTQNLDPQIMSTPAMIAAATGDQLDQLGPMRASDPRVRSISRMKALASGNMPTPLKSVPDSPDMSAPLMTATTSGATSMEQMSTTASRVMSTQLTMARTSGAVSTGLTKATAGEAMSTLRMRPPASAMMSTPLRRAPASMAMPTQPMTVQASETMSMLQLSAPASGPMSTLPMRAPVSGAISMPQRRATASGVTAVTQMRASASGAMSTTLMMAKASGAMSPLLMRDTASGVMSLPQMRATASGTVSKPLTTSKASEAMYMQQMTTTASGDISTVLMRDTTSGVRSMRQMTDTASVGMPTPLMRAPASGDMSTPQMTAAASGTMAMPLMGAPGPGVMPTALMRATASGKMPGQPMSTHDSGGMSMSFMRTMTSGGVSPLQMQTRASEMMSTPKMRAPASGVLPTPLMRAPDPGEMSALLTQASSSGEMSPPLMRPPVSGEMATSLRVPAYGAMSTPQITASAPGMMPMPQMMAPVPEAMSTPLMRSTACEAMSMPQMIATATGGVSLPLMRSTTSGAMSAPQIMPADSGEMCTLSMRAPASGVMSPPLVRAPVSGIVSVPLRRPSASEAVSAEILRGPASGKMAPAQMTAMASGGMSKPLTRATAPGTMPMPLMSAMASGDMSVPLMKSMASGTVFTLQTRVMSSGSTSLPQTTYATSGGMPVPPMKASGSGMMSTPILRATVPGGMSVPPVRGPVPGALSMPQMAATVSGVMSTLEIKAMDSGETSASHINVTASGSKSIPHTTATTAETRKPTPQEVPSFGMLTPALCYLLDEQEAARGSCSVEEEMEVDEEKQMKGFLNDSEKMAFLVSLHLGAAERWSILQMEVGNPLSDENRSFLSRSQGLYDSLSEIDILSAVLCHPKQGQKSVRQYATDFLLLARHLSWSDAILRTRFLEGLSEAVTTKMGRIFLKVAGSLKELIDRSLYTECQLAEEKDSPGSSGQVLLSACKRNNEEAMENELNSYQQTEEHQHVPKRCYYLKEHGDPQEGLHDHLRQSTGHHKAPNNK